The Methylomonas koyamae genome has a segment encoding these proteins:
- the glnE gene encoding bifunctional [glutamate--ammonia ligase]-adenylyl-L-tyrosine phosphorylase/[glutamate--ammonia-ligase] adenylyltransferase, translating into MTLFDSLSQHSAHLPDALQAWAGDFCARLAEASAPEHLAALGDDRFRASALKVCACSQFIGDNWLRHPGLLPELVSSGDLFAPLRRQDYAAALASATATADAEPALARELRLFRRREMVRIAWRDLAGWSDLDETLGDLTALAETCIQTALDFLYRQACQRWGTPTLADGTPFNIVVLGMGKLGAWELNYSSDIDLIFAYAEDGVLNGKKEISYEEFFTRLCRSLVKMLDEITVDGFVFRTDVRLRPFGDSGPLIMNFDGMEQYYLTQAREWERYAMIKARQVAGDFASGKQLAAMIKPFVYRRYLDYGAFEELRSLKFQITQELRRKDRMENVKLGPGGIREVEFIGQAFQLIRGGQDVALQQREIQTVLDVLRDLQLMQDDVVATLKFGYRFLRRVENHIQQYQDKQTHDLPNDPRAQLLLAYSLDFADWDEFKRELDRVRASIHEIFEQVFSLSDQDNKRQSARLVWTAGADDEQALEALADYGFADPLAMQKAIADFKESHAVKRMTAKGAGVLDRLMPKLIEQVAGTEQADTTLLRILQLFEAVSGRNVYLALLAENPDALQQLITLAAASPWICEYLAQYPILFDELLDTRSLYEPLQKQALRDDLQRALNKVDEQDGEQLMIALRQFKHLNVLRVAAADIMGAIPVMIVSDYLTWIAEAILEQVLDRAWRMLAAKHGCPPGTGPGPAAFAIVAFGKFGGIELGYGSDLDLVFLYGSADDNAATDGEKPIGSAQFYLRLGQKIRHILDTKMLSGILYEADLRLRPNGDSGLLVTHIGHYEAYLRDAAWTWEHQALVRGRFVAGDPRLQADYEAIRARILALPRDPAELKTQVREMREKMRDNLAPKDPAVFDLKHSAGGIADIEFIVQYSVLAGSARYPDLATYTDNVRLLAGLQQHGLMPAADAALLKQAYCAYRDFGHHQVLQGLSATADGAEFAELRREVERLWRQYML; encoded by the coding sequence ATGACGCTTTTCGATTCGTTGTCGCAGCATTCGGCGCATTTACCCGATGCATTGCAAGCTTGGGCCGGCGATTTTTGCGCCAGACTGGCCGAGGCCTCGGCTCCGGAGCATCTGGCCGCACTCGGCGACGACCGCTTCCGCGCCTCGGCGTTGAAGGTTTGCGCCTGCAGCCAATTCATCGGCGACAACTGGCTGCGCCATCCCGGCCTGCTGCCGGAGTTGGTCAGCTCCGGCGATCTGTTCGCCCCGCTGCGGCGCCAGGACTACGCTGCCGCGCTGGCATCGGCCACCGCTACGGCCGATGCCGAACCGGCGCTGGCCCGGGAACTGCGCCTGTTTCGGCGGCGGGAAATGGTCAGAATCGCCTGGCGCGATCTGGCCGGTTGGTCGGATCTGGACGAAACCCTGGGCGACCTGACCGCGCTGGCCGAAACCTGCATCCAGACCGCGCTGGATTTTTTATACCGCCAGGCCTGCCAACGCTGGGGCACGCCGACGCTGGCCGACGGCACCCCGTTCAATATCGTCGTACTCGGCATGGGCAAGCTCGGCGCCTGGGAGCTGAACTACTCGTCAGACATCGACCTGATTTTCGCCTACGCCGAGGACGGCGTGCTGAATGGCAAAAAAGAAATCAGCTACGAAGAATTCTTCACCCGCCTGTGCCGCTCGCTGGTGAAAATGCTGGACGAAATCACCGTGGACGGCTTCGTGTTCCGCACCGATGTCAGGTTGCGGCCGTTCGGCGACAGCGGCCCGCTGATCATGAACTTCGACGGCATGGAACAGTATTACCTGACCCAGGCCCGGGAATGGGAACGTTACGCGATGATCAAAGCCCGGCAAGTGGCCGGCGATTTCGCCAGCGGCAAGCAACTGGCGGCGATGATCAAGCCCTTCGTTTACCGGCGTTATCTGGATTACGGCGCCTTCGAGGAATTGCGCTCGCTCAAATTCCAGATCACGCAGGAACTGCGGCGCAAAGACCGGATGGAAAACGTCAAGCTCGGTCCCGGCGGCATCCGCGAAGTGGAGTTCATCGGCCAGGCCTTCCAACTGATCCGCGGCGGCCAGGACGTTGCGCTGCAGCAACGGGAGATCCAGACCGTATTGGACGTGCTGCGCGATTTGCAATTGATGCAGGACGACGTCGTCGCCACGCTGAAATTCGGCTACCGCTTTCTGCGCCGGGTGGAAAACCACATCCAGCAATACCAGGATAAACAAACCCACGATTTGCCGAACGACCCGCGAGCGCAGTTGCTGCTGGCTTATTCGCTGGATTTCGCCGACTGGGACGAGTTCAAGCGGGAGCTGGACCGAGTGCGCGCCTCGATCCACGAAATTTTCGAGCAGGTATTCTCGCTCAGCGACCAGGACAACAAGCGGCAAAGCGCCCGTCTGGTCTGGACCGCCGGGGCCGACGACGAACAGGCGCTGGAGGCGCTGGCCGATTACGGTTTCGCCGATCCTTTGGCCATGCAAAAAGCCATCGCCGATTTTAAGGAGTCCCACGCGGTAAAACGCATGACCGCCAAAGGCGCCGGCGTGCTGGACCGGCTGATGCCGAAACTGATCGAGCAGGTTGCCGGCACCGAGCAAGCCGACACCACTTTGCTGCGGATTCTGCAACTGTTCGAGGCCGTATCCGGCCGTAACGTCTATCTGGCCTTGCTGGCGGAAAACCCGGATGCCTTGCAACAACTGATTACGCTGGCCGCGGCCAGCCCGTGGATTTGCGAATATCTGGCGCAATACCCGATCTTGTTCGACGAACTGCTGGACACCCGCTCGCTGTACGAACCGCTGCAGAAGCAGGCCTTGCGCGACGACTTGCAGCGGGCGCTGAATAAAGTCGACGAACAGGACGGCGAGCAATTGATGATTGCGCTGCGCCAGTTCAAACACCTGAACGTGTTGCGGGTCGCCGCCGCCGACATCATGGGCGCGATTCCGGTCATGATCGTCAGCGATTACCTGACCTGGATCGCCGAAGCGATTCTGGAACAGGTGCTGGATCGGGCCTGGCGGATGCTGGCCGCCAAACACGGCTGCCCGCCGGGCACCGGCCCCGGTCCGGCCGCTTTCGCCATCGTCGCATTCGGCAAATTCGGCGGCATCGAACTCGGCTACGGCTCCGATCTGGACTTGGTGTTTTTGTACGGCAGCGCGGACGACAACGCCGCCACCGACGGCGAAAAGCCGATCGGCAGCGCTCAGTTTTATTTACGGCTGGGCCAAAAAATCCGCCACATCCTCGATACCAAGATGTTGTCCGGCATCTTGTACGAGGCCGACCTGCGCCTGCGGCCGAACGGCGACTCCGGCTTGCTGGTCACCCATATCGGCCATTACGAAGCCTATCTGCGCGACGCAGCCTGGACCTGGGAGCACCAGGCCCTGGTGCGCGGCCGCTTCGTCGCCGGCGACCCGCGACTGCAAGCCGACTACGAAGCCATTCGCGCCCGCATCCTGGCCCTGCCGCGCGACCCGGCGGAGTTAAAAACCCAGGTAAGGGAAATGCGCGAAAAAATGCGCGACAACCTGGCGCCGAAAGACCCGGCGGTATTCGACCTGAAACACAGCGCCGGCGGCATTGCCGATATCGAGTTCATCGTCCAATACTCGGTTCTGGCCGGCAGCGCCCGCTACCCCGACTTGGCCACCTACACCGACAACGTGCGCCTGTTGGCAGGCTTGCAGCAGCACGGTTTGATGCCGGCCGCCGACGCCGCACTGCTGAAACAGGCCTACTGCGCCTACCGCGATTTCGGCCACCACCAGGTGTTGCAGGGGCTCAGCGCCACGGCGGACGGCGCCGAGTTTGCCGAATTGCGCCGCGAAGTCGAACGGCTGTGGCGCCAATATATGCTGTGA
- a CDS encoding cytochrome c — MKNIYPILVLLALAAACSAPEQRRQQSSAGWRETGTPALHAVRDGKLRELMDRMDSLMQERFMTETQIDMQRRKYARQIAETAQSLAANVDAITASLPGLNLTADEQVAFRALAAKLRSEMDLLQRQAESNLIDQINDNLHEINTTCTSCHALFRKLGD; from the coding sequence ATGAAGAACATTTATCCGATACTCGTTCTGCTGGCGCTTGCCGCGGCCTGTTCGGCGCCGGAGCAGCGCCGCCAGCAAAGCTCGGCCGGTTGGAGGGAAACCGGAACGCCGGCTCTACATGCGGTCCGCGACGGCAAATTGCGCGAACTGATGGACAGAATGGACAGCCTGATGCAGGAGCGGTTTATGACGGAGACGCAAATCGACATGCAGCGGCGCAAGTACGCGCGGCAGATTGCCGAGACCGCGCAAAGCCTGGCGGCAAACGTCGATGCCATCACCGCCAGCTTGCCCGGCCTGAACCTGACCGCCGACGAGCAAGTCGCGTTTCGGGCGTTGGCGGCAAAGCTGCGCAGCGAAATGGACTTGTTGCAGCGCCAGGCCGAATCAAACCTTATCGATCAAATCAACGATAACCTGCATGAAATCAACACTACCTGTACCTCGTGCCACGCCTTGTTCCGCAAATTGGGAGATTAG
- a CDS encoding DcaP family trimeric outer membrane transporter, with protein MAARCNFFLKWVGLVAICALLPAPAAADDDIKAILGTMSRQIEELKQQVAHSNQRIGQLEQELKLYRSEQSSSQANLAGASGGQPVPVPAAAANAGNSKEKAVVTVGDTKGTFKIPGTETSIGLGGFVKTDVLFSSVSAGRDRLGDQQLAMAQIPVGAAGERSQIAFHAKESRLWFKSFTPSAWGDVNTFIEFDFYGDPATYTYTPRLRHAYGSFGHLLAGQTWTTFLNASALPDNLDVGGSAGALASLRQPLVRWTEPFTWLDTPMEWLLALEAPRSRLWVDNHLETGTANRAAAGDPNLDAGYWTTPNADRYPDLTARLNLNPEWGNVSLAVLGRQLRYTNSSNGYRQDAWGGGVNVSGRINTVGLDNIRFMAHYGKGDARYVSTTNTFADAALDSHGAIELSESYGAMLAYQHWWDKQWRSSITYGFAQTDYPHYANPVLTRQVQSLHANLLWSPVSQAMLGVEYTYADRELIDGRDGMLQRVQFSAKYSF; from the coding sequence GTGGCCGCGAGGTGTAACTTTTTTTTGAAATGGGTGGGGCTGGTTGCCATTTGCGCGCTGCTGCCCGCTCCGGCCGCAGCGGACGACGATATCAAGGCCATATTGGGCACGATGAGCCGGCAGATCGAGGAATTGAAACAGCAGGTGGCGCATTCCAATCAGCGCATCGGCCAGTTGGAGCAGGAATTGAAGCTCTATCGCAGCGAACAGTCATCGTCGCAAGCCAATTTGGCAGGGGCCTCGGGCGGTCAGCCAGTACCGGTGCCGGCCGCAGCAGCCAATGCCGGCAATTCCAAGGAAAAAGCGGTGGTAACGGTTGGCGATACCAAAGGCACCTTCAAAATACCGGGCACCGAGACTTCGATAGGTCTGGGCGGTTTTGTCAAAACGGACGTGCTGTTTAGCAGCGTCAGCGCCGGTCGCGACCGTTTGGGCGACCAGCAATTGGCCATGGCGCAGATTCCGGTCGGCGCTGCCGGCGAACGTAGTCAGATTGCATTTCACGCCAAGGAAAGCCGCTTGTGGTTCAAGTCGTTTACGCCGAGCGCCTGGGGCGACGTCAATACCTTCATCGAATTCGATTTCTACGGCGATCCGGCTACCTACACCTATACGCCGCGCTTGCGCCATGCCTACGGTTCGTTCGGCCATCTGCTGGCCGGACAAACCTGGACCACGTTTTTGAATGCGTCGGCCTTGCCCGACAATCTGGATGTGGGCGGCTCGGCCGGCGCCTTGGCCAGCCTGCGCCAGCCGCTGGTGCGCTGGACCGAGCCGTTCACTTGGCTGGATACGCCGATGGAATGGCTGCTGGCGCTGGAGGCGCCGCGCAGTCGGCTGTGGGTGGATAACCATTTGGAGACCGGCACGGCAAATCGGGCGGCGGCTGGCGATCCGAATCTGGATGCCGGCTATTGGACTACTCCGAATGCGGATCGCTACCCGGACTTAACGGCCCGACTGAATCTGAATCCAGAGTGGGGCAACGTGTCGCTGGCCGTATTGGGCCGGCAGTTGCGTTATACCAACAGCAGCAACGGCTATCGTCAGGACGCTTGGGGCGGCGGCGTCAATGTGTCCGGCAGGATCAATACCGTCGGCCTGGACAACATCCGCTTCATGGCTCACTACGGCAAGGGTGACGCCCGTTACGTGTCCACGACCAACACGTTCGCCGATGCGGCGTTGGATAGCCACGGCGCGATAGAGTTGTCAGAGAGCTACGGCGCTATGCTGGCCTACCAGCATTGGTGGGACAAACAATGGCGTTCCAGCATCACCTACGGCTTTGCCCAAACCGACTATCCGCACTACGCCAATCCGGTATTGACCCGGCAGGTGCAATCGCTGCACGCCAATTTGCTATGGAGCCCGGTCAGCCAGGCCATGCTGGGCGTGGAATACACTTATGCGGACAGGGAGCTGATCGACGGCCGCGATGGCATGCTGCAACGGGTGCAGTTTTCGGCGAAATATAGCTTTTGA
- the ubiB gene encoding ubiquinone biosynthesis regulatory protein kinase UbiB — protein MIRPKILLRLVHINWVMMFHGLDEIVLRTHLFRPIRYLAFLSPNYWTRNSREPRGVRIRRTLEDLGPIYVKFGQTLSTRKDLLPEDIAEELVKLQDRVPPFSIDTARKIIEQQLGQSIEEAFAEFDSTPLASASVAQVHTATLHSGEKVIVKVLRPDIEDKIHSDVGLLYELARLAERFWADARRLRAMEIVAEFEKTILDELDLVREAANASAIRANFKNSEMLYIPEIHWPLTRRKVLVMERIYGVPVGDIDALRRGGADFKKLAERGVEIFFTQVFRDNFFHADMHPGNIFVQLPDKYLAVDFGIVGSLSDSDQRYLAENFLAFFNHDYRKVAKMHIESGWVPPTTRIEEFEAAIRAVCEPIFEKPLKDISFGLLLLRLFQTARRFDMVVQPQLVLLQKTLLNIEGLGRQLYPELDLWQTAKPFLENWFKQRVGPEKKIKELLGKFPEISEQLPEIPGLVFNALQSAAHMQQQLQHQQKEMVQLRKQLKRNNTRTLRAIFGAAVLIAAALILQSPLLRG, from the coding sequence GTGATTCGCCCCAAAATACTGCTGCGCCTGGTTCATATCAATTGGGTGATGATGTTTCACGGCCTGGACGAAATCGTACTGAGAACCCATTTGTTCCGGCCAATCCGCTATCTGGCGTTTTTGTCGCCGAATTACTGGACCCGCAACTCGCGCGAGCCGCGCGGCGTGCGCATCCGCCGGACCCTGGAAGACTTGGGGCCGATTTACGTCAAATTCGGCCAGACCTTATCGACCCGCAAGGATTTACTGCCGGAAGACATCGCCGAAGAACTGGTCAAATTGCAGGACCGGGTACCGCCGTTTTCGATCGATACCGCCCGCAAAATCATCGAACAACAGCTCGGCCAGTCGATAGAGGAAGCATTCGCCGAATTCGACTCGACGCCGCTGGCTTCGGCCTCGGTGGCCCAAGTTCATACCGCCACTTTGCATAGCGGCGAAAAAGTCATCGTCAAAGTATTGCGGCCGGATATCGAAGACAAAATCCATTCCGACGTTGGCTTGTTATACGAACTGGCCCGCCTGGCCGAACGCTTTTGGGCCGACGCCCGCCGGCTGCGAGCGATGGAAATCGTCGCCGAATTCGAGAAAACCATACTCGACGAACTGGACCTGGTCCGCGAAGCGGCCAACGCCAGCGCCATTCGCGCCAATTTCAAAAACTCGGAGATGCTGTACATCCCGGAAATCCATTGGCCGTTGACCCGGCGGAAAGTACTGGTCATGGAACGCATCTACGGCGTCCCGGTCGGCGATATCGACGCCTTGCGCCGCGGTGGAGCCGATTTCAAAAAGCTGGCCGAACGCGGCGTCGAAATTTTCTTTACCCAGGTGTTCCGCGACAATTTCTTTCACGCCGACATGCATCCCGGCAACATTTTCGTGCAATTGCCGGACAAATATCTGGCGGTCGATTTCGGCATCGTCGGCAGTTTGTCGGACAGCGACCAGCGCTATCTAGCCGAGAACTTTCTGGCGTTTTTCAATCACGATTACCGCAAAGTGGCGAAAATGCACATCGAATCCGGCTGGGTGCCGCCGACCACCCGGATCGAGGAATTCGAAGCTGCGATCCGGGCGGTATGCGAACCGATCTTCGAAAAACCGTTGAAGGACATTTCCTTCGGCCTGCTATTGCTGCGCCTGTTCCAGACCGCACGCCGCTTCGACATGGTGGTTCAGCCGCAATTGGTACTGCTGCAAAAAACCCTGCTCAACATCGAAGGCCTGGGCCGCCAGCTCTATCCGGAGCTGGACCTGTGGCAAACCGCCAAACCCTTCCTGGAAAACTGGTTCAAACAACGGGTGGGTCCGGAGAAGAAAATCAAGGAGTTGTTGGGCAAGTTTCCGGAAATCAGCGAGCAGTTGCCGGAAATCCCCGGCTTGGTTTTCAACGCCCTGCAAAGCGCCGCGCACATGCAGCAGCAACTGCAACACCAGCAAAAAGAAATGGTGCAACTGCGCAAACAACTCAAGCGCAATAACACCCGCACCTTGCGCGCCATCTTCGGCGCGGCGGTGTTGATTGCAGCCGCGCTGATCCTGCAATCGCCGTTGTTGCGGGGCTGA
- a CDS encoding ubiquinone biosynthesis accessory factor UbiJ, with translation MPSALKPLLISALEAALARYLALDSHSAEYLAPMAGKVIELRIDTFGSSLFLCPGSDSIRILDSYPEPADATLSGSLSALGLMGLSATPMRSLFKGEVRLAGDVQLARKFQRLFEKLDIDLQGKLARVAGDRVANRLGDIVRGGKRWTGQSLRTFRLNLEEFLQEETRELPAKAEAELLFRSIDGCRSDCDRLAARLDRLAAAANNLSESD, from the coding sequence ATGCCGAGCGCGCTGAAACCGCTGCTGATCTCCGCGCTGGAAGCGGCACTGGCCCGCTACTTGGCGCTGGACAGCCACAGTGCGGAATACTTGGCGCCGATGGCCGGCAAGGTCATCGAATTGCGCATCGACACCTTCGGCAGCAGCCTGTTTTTGTGTCCCGGCAGCGACAGCATCCGCATCCTGGACAGTTATCCAGAGCCGGCCGACGCCACGCTGAGCGGTTCGCTATCGGCCCTAGGCCTGATGGGCCTCAGCGCCACACCGATGCGTTCCCTGTTCAAGGGCGAGGTGCGCCTGGCGGGCGACGTCCAATTGGCCCGTAAATTCCAACGCCTGTTCGAAAAACTCGATATCGATCTGCAAGGCAAACTGGCCCGCGTCGCCGGCGACCGCGTGGCTAATCGCTTGGGCGATATCGTCCGCGGCGGCAAACGCTGGACCGGCCAAAGCCTGCGCACCTTCCGGCTAAACCTGGAAGAGTTCCTGCAGGAGGAAACCCGAGAATTGCCGGCCAAAGCCGAAGCCGAATTGCTGTTCCGCAGCATTGACGGCTGCCGCAGCGATTGCGACCGGCTCGCCGCCCGACTGGATCGGCTGGCGGCCGCTGCCAACAACCTCTCAGAGTCTGACTAA